In Legionella beliardensis, the following are encoded in one genomic region:
- a CDS encoding TIGR03759 family integrating conjugative element protein, which translates to MHKLFTLIIGLVLSYQSIAGLYIPTIITPPIQTTNNALVKAGLAEFHDEVIEDKDFQLNDVQRQEARVWGLSESEEKRYLQLMQSRSGTYYKDLHMTPVDILGLNARDDTERAHFAELAALQEAQKVAQNIAWNNAFYHAYNKLFKDVPVVGDFDPSPYSPYAHQPINLNAGEILYLFVREDDSVTTILLQLIDAINRTPNTRLNLLFLDMDNSAIQLWANTHQLPIELVNNQRITLNPGNQQYESLKLDKKQTPLLLLSNGRSSQVVDLGRF; encoded by the coding sequence ATGCATAAACTATTTACGCTAATAATTGGTTTAGTTTTAAGTTATCAATCTATAGCCGGTTTATATATTCCAACTATTATTACCCCGCCTATACAAACTACCAATAATGCTTTGGTTAAAGCAGGTCTGGCTGAGTTTCACGATGAAGTAATTGAGGACAAAGATTTCCAACTCAATGATGTGCAAAGGCAAGAAGCTAGAGTTTGGGGTCTAAGCGAATCAGAAGAAAAACGCTATCTGCAATTAATGCAAAGTAGAAGCGGGACTTATTACAAAGATTTACATATGACACCAGTTGATATTCTGGGGCTCAACGCTAGAGATGACACTGAACGAGCGCATTTTGCAGAGCTTGCCGCCCTTCAAGAAGCACAAAAGGTAGCGCAAAATATAGCCTGGAATAATGCTTTTTACCATGCCTATAACAAACTTTTTAAAGATGTGCCTGTCGTTGGTGATTTTGATCCATCTCCCTACTCGCCCTACGCGCATCAGCCAATCAACTTAAATGCTGGAGAAATACTTTATTTGTTTGTAAGAGAAGATGATTCGGTAACCACTATTCTGCTGCAATTGATTGATGCAATTAATCGTACGCCAAACACTAGACTCAACTTACTCTTTCTCGATATGGACAACAGTGCTATTCAACTTTGGGCTAACACACATCAGCTTCCTATCGAATTGGTGAATAACCAGCGAATTACCTTAAACCCAGGAAACCAACAGTACGAAAGCTTAAAACTTGATAAGAAACAAACTCCATTGCTCTTGTTGTCTAACGGTAGAAGCTCACAAGTCGTCGATTTAGGGAGATTTTAA
- a CDS encoding tyrosine-type recombinase/integrase: MKFIDSFIKNLKPESNWYEKIESSGLGIRVMPGGSKSWIYRFTLNGKRQKMTLGKYPALSLKQARELLFTVQGLKEQGINPIEHSRLEKLKDAYNVEKLINDWYNHYVVKNRKKPLQIKQQIEADIIPLFGHFSLNKLQPLDISNALDIIVKRGAPIQANRVLSTLKQVFNYAVSRGSMQTNPASNIRARDIGGLEKHRERYLNLDEIKKIWHFLDSSQCQMSIQTRSAIKIIILTGVRTAEIRLAQWSQIDFANSLWIVPPEHNKGGITVKIHLTDLTKSIFNELREISDSPFVLSGLIEGKPLDENALPRAIRRIQAKIGIPEWTAHDLRRTFATQLGETLLVDPVVIEKCLGHKMPKIMATYNKNEMLPQRREALEKWATCIKTYLTCQTPLPKEEELCII; this comes from the coding sequence ATGAAATTTATCGATAGCTTTATTAAAAATCTCAAGCCTGAGAGTAACTGGTATGAAAAAATAGAATCGAGCGGCCTTGGAATCCGAGTTATGCCAGGCGGTAGTAAGTCTTGGATTTATCGCTTTACTTTAAATGGTAAGCGCCAAAAAATGACTTTAGGTAAGTACCCTGCTCTTAGCCTTAAACAAGCTAGAGAACTTCTGTTTACTGTGCAAGGATTAAAAGAACAAGGAATTAATCCTATTGAACATAGTAGGCTAGAAAAGTTAAAAGATGCTTATAATGTAGAGAAATTAATTAATGATTGGTATAACCACTACGTAGTCAAAAACCGCAAAAAACCTCTACAAATAAAACAACAAATTGAAGCTGACATTATTCCTTTATTCGGACATTTTAGTTTAAATAAATTGCAGCCCTTGGATATATCTAATGCATTAGACATTATTGTTAAACGCGGTGCTCCCATTCAAGCAAACCGAGTTTTAAGTACATTAAAGCAAGTCTTCAATTACGCAGTAAGTAGAGGAAGCATGCAAACAAACCCGGCTTCTAATATTCGTGCTCGCGATATTGGCGGGTTAGAAAAGCATCGTGAACGTTATTTAAACCTAGATGAAATTAAAAAAATTTGGCATTTTTTAGATAGCTCACAATGCCAGATGTCAATTCAAACTAGAAGCGCCATAAAAATAATTATTCTTACAGGAGTCAGAACAGCTGAAATACGCTTAGCTCAGTGGAGCCAAATTGATTTCGCCAATTCCCTTTGGATAGTGCCCCCTGAGCATAATAAAGGTGGAATCACAGTTAAAATTCATTTAACTGACCTAACAAAATCTATTTTTAATGAGCTTAGAGAAATTAGTGATTCTCCTTTTGTACTTTCAGGCTTAATTGAAGGTAAGCCGCTCGATGAAAATGCGCTACCTAGAGCAATTAGGCGGATTCAGGCAAAAATAGGTATTCCAGAATGGACTGCTCATGATTTAAGGCGAACGTTTGCAACTCAGCTCGGTGAAACCTTGCTGGTAGATCCTGTCGTGATTGAAAAATGTCTTGGCCACAAAATGCCTAAGATTATGGCAACTTATAATAAAAATGAAATGTTACCACAAAGAAGAGAAGCACTTGAAAAATGGGCAACATGCATCAAAACATATCTTACATGTCAGACCCCTTTGCCAAAAGAAGAGGAATTATGTATCATTTAA
- a CDS encoding PFL_4695 family integrating conjugative element protein: protein MIRILLLLLVTLNAYSIDVIPLSLSQDDASLKLGLSSPIGIPAKSKATVGKITHKILDANLFNINLFVIGADKMSIAWLEQHQAQLKSIQAIGFITNVSNFETIIALQEKFKLPLLPVNVDPLFDYIHEKHYPLVIAKRDVWQ from the coding sequence ATGATTAGAATTTTGCTCTTGTTATTAGTGACTTTAAACGCCTATAGCATAGATGTAATCCCTCTATCGCTGTCGCAAGATGATGCCTCATTGAAACTAGGCTTATCTAGTCCAATAGGCATACCTGCAAAGAGCAAAGCAACCGTAGGAAAAATCACTCATAAAATATTAGATGCTAATTTATTTAACATAAACTTATTTGTGATAGGCGCAGATAAGATGTCCATCGCATGGCTAGAGCAACATCAAGCACAATTAAAATCCATACAGGCCATAGGGTTTATTACCAATGTAAGCAATTTTGAAACCATTATAGCTCTGCAGGAAAAGTTTAAATTACCGCTACTACCAGTTAATGTTGATCCACTGTTTGATTACATTCATGAAAAACATTATCCCTTAGTCATTGCTAAGAGGGATGTATGGCAGTAA
- a CDS encoding helix-turn-helix domain-containing protein has protein sequence MNMKKIIGNRIAQARKVNGLTIKVLAEKTGLGPTRIGNWEQGTRSPGPEEAKILSRALQVAASWLLCLTDDPRGEWFSNPKVTVIENE, from the coding sequence ATGAACATGAAAAAAATTATTGGCAATAGGATTGCGCAAGCTAGAAAGGTAAATGGACTAACGATTAAGGTTCTTGCTGAGAAGACAGGACTTGGGCCTACTCGAATTGGGAATTGGGAGCAGGGGACTCGAAGCCCTGGGCCAGAAGAGGCTAAGATTTTATCTAGGGCATTACAAGTTGCGGCTTCGTGGTTGCTTTGCTTAACGGATGATCCACGAGGGGAATGGTTTTCTAATCCTAAAGTAACGGTCATAGAAAATGAATGA
- a CDS encoding Eco57I restriction-modification methylase domain-containing protein encodes MQPNFTLKNAHVVDILGNIIGRDQQIMTMEKSCNLVSLLDINDFLDEKVVFFDPFCKAGEILLACAFVSCWNKSKVIGIPIDLSSVKKELYVDSRYFGLSPDERHYRLSLRTFLGNENSHIEKYNKIIRNGNYLSEVDGRLNKQEFIKELHNMLDYISSSSKPKKIIAVGNPPYQENYGGQKTNTGANPIYHFLLEALIDSNRIDQFIMVIPSRWFAGGRGNSLKNFAYKIRKSKKVRQIYDFQDSRSIFPAVDVKGGVCFIHWDANYFGDTLFHSHGQDDAEYIDISSGQIIIRDKLARSIINKVTKKTSIYISDRAWSWNPFNLASNYFEKNANDQEKDAIECFTKRKVIKKINRAKISKNIDKIDSYKVVVPKAVSKGGIPYRPDQIFILGKGQICTETFMVIDSFYSWHDAEELRNYLNSDLVRFLVSVKKITQDITKDTWCLVPDITIVRGLGKEELYNFFHLNEEEVNYIRQKVHLWKR; translated from the coding sequence ATGCAACCAAATTTTACATTAAAAAATGCTCATGTTGTAGATATTTTAGGAAATATAATTGGAAGAGACCAACAAATAATGACGATGGAAAAATCTTGTAATTTGGTATCTCTCCTAGATATTAATGATTTCCTAGATGAGAAGGTGGTTTTCTTTGATCCTTTTTGTAAGGCGGGAGAAATACTTTTGGCTTGTGCTTTTGTCAGTTGTTGGAATAAAAGTAAGGTTATAGGAATCCCAATAGACTTGAGCAGTGTAAAAAAAGAATTATATGTGGATAGCCGTTATTTTGGTTTATCTCCTGATGAAAGGCACTATAGGTTAAGCCTAAGAACATTTTTAGGTAATGAAAATTCTCATATAGAGAAATACAACAAAATTATTAGAAATGGAAATTATTTATCAGAGGTTGATGGTCGACTAAATAAGCAAGAATTTATTAAGGAGTTACATAATATGCTTGATTATATAAGTTCTAGCTCTAAACCTAAAAAAATTATAGCGGTTGGAAATCCACCATATCAAGAAAATTATGGGGGGCAAAAAACTAATACAGGCGCAAACCCTATTTATCATTTTCTTTTAGAAGCCTTAATAGATTCAAATAGAATTGATCAATTTATTATGGTTATCCCTTCTAGGTGGTTTGCTGGTGGTAGAGGGAACTCATTGAAAAATTTTGCTTACAAGATTCGAAAATCAAAGAAAGTAAGGCAGATTTATGATTTTCAAGATTCAAGATCTATTTTTCCAGCTGTTGATGTTAAGGGGGGCGTTTGTTTTATTCACTGGGATGCCAACTATTTTGGAGATACATTATTTCATAGCCATGGCCAAGATGATGCTGAATATATTGACATATCTAGTGGCCAAATAATTATTCGAGATAAGCTTGCAAGATCAATTATAAATAAAGTTACCAAAAAAACTTCAATATATATTTCTGATCGCGCTTGGTCATGGAACCCATTCAATTTGGCGAGTAACTATTTTGAAAAAAATGCAAATGACCAAGAAAAAGATGCTATTGAGTGTTTCACAAAGCGTAAGGTGATTAAGAAAATTAATAGGGCAAAGATAAGTAAAAATATAGATAAAATAGATAGTTACAAGGTTGTAGTTCCTAAAGCTGTTAGTAAAGGTGGGATACCGTATAGGCCTGACCAAATTTTTATATTAGGTAAGGGGCAAATTTGCACTGAAACTTTTATGGTTATAGATTCATTTTACTCGTGGCATGATGCTGAAGAACTACGAAACTATCTAAATAGTGATCTGGTAAGATTTCTTGTAAGTGTCAAAAAAATTACTCAAGACATAACCAAAGATACGTGGTGTTTAGTACCCGACATTACAATTGTAAGAGGTTTAGGGAAAGAAGAATTATATAATTTTTTCCATTTAAACGAAGAAGAAGTTAATTATATAAGACAGAAGGTTCATTTATGGAAAAGATAG
- a CDS encoding helix-turn-helix domain-containing protein, producing MGLEKYKEFSNRLIEAMKAKGFTASRSPSGICIQTLSQFSGASEQICRRYIRGDALPDYEKIKEIAKHLNVSAGWLLFGENSTELQAQPIDEELLYYILKKSHQLYREDTDNADDYADFVLELIKEVRSIDTSKSNLLKIIDLAISSISSYKEKHKKYTHVI from the coding sequence ATGGGGCTAGAGAAGTATAAAGAATTCTCAAATAGGTTAATCGAAGCTATGAAAGCGAAAGGTTTTACAGCTAGTAGATCCCCTAGCGGCATATGTATTCAGACCCTCTCGCAATTTTCTGGCGCTTCTGAACAGATCTGTAGACGATATATCCGTGGCGATGCCTTACCTGATTATGAAAAAATTAAAGAGATTGCTAAACATTTAAACGTTTCTGCAGGATGGCTGCTCTTTGGAGAAAATAGCACTGAATTACAAGCTCAGCCTATAGATGAAGAATTACTTTATTACATTTTGAAAAAAAGCCATCAACTATATCGAGAAGATACAGATAATGCTGACGACTATGCTGATTTCGTATTAGAATTAATTAAAGAAGTGCGTTCAATTGATACTTCTAAAAGTAATTTATTAAAAATAATTGACTTGGCTATTAGTTCTATTTCTTCCTACAAAGAGAAACATAAAAAATACACCCATGTCATTTAA
- a CDS encoding MFS transporter has translation MKHQTRIILAGALGNLVESFDMAICGLLSVYIAKYLMGDTSQGLFLVFLTFFTGYLARPLGAILMGLLSDIYGRKIILACSILTMGVSTTLIGFIPTNSMIGMYSVITLLILRIIQSFSCGAEYLNSAAYLIENAEASKKGYSGSWASFGAMSGMLVASLIALVVTYFTNHYPEHDWLIWRVPFILALLGSSIGLYIRLCIPESMEYIMFYAEKPKPNFKNLLSESVNYIKSNKIQSLYVFILSCLGVTTTFQIFIYGPMQAHLYGNLQSHQILTSNIISLIVLLAVFPLFGKLSDRINREKIVIAATIGLLILSQPFFYCLSSDNIYKFILGQSLIAIPAGAYYATVPVMLAEMFPINLRCTVLSVLYSTAASLSAGLAPLLSLMLVKKTGVASSPSLLVFTLVAGTFIMMKAKYIYERKQIVRYSF, from the coding sequence ATGAAACATCAAACTCGAATCATTCTAGCAGGTGCACTCGGTAATTTAGTTGAGTCCTTTGATATGGCTATTTGCGGCTTACTATCCGTTTACATTGCTAAATATCTGATGGGAGATACGTCTCAAGGGTTATTTCTTGTATTTTTGACTTTCTTCACCGGGTATTTAGCTAGGCCATTAGGCGCTATTTTGATGGGATTATTATCTGATATCTATGGTAGAAAAATAATCCTAGCCTGCTCTATTCTTACCATGGGAGTATCCACAACTCTAATTGGCTTTATACCAACAAACAGTATGATAGGAATGTATTCTGTTATTACTTTATTAATTCTAAGAATTATTCAAAGTTTTTCTTGCGGCGCAGAATACTTAAACTCAGCTGCTTACCTAATCGAAAATGCTGAGGCATCAAAAAAAGGATACTCCGGAAGTTGGGCTTCTTTCGGCGCTATGTCAGGGATGTTAGTAGCATCACTGATTGCATTAGTTGTTACATACTTTACTAACCACTACCCTGAACATGATTGGTTAATTTGGCGCGTACCTTTTATACTCGCGCTTTTAGGATCATCCATAGGATTATATATCCGTTTATGCATTCCTGAGAGTATGGAATACATCATGTTTTACGCTGAAAAGCCAAAGCCTAATTTTAAAAATTTACTTTCTGAATCGGTAAATTATATAAAAAGTAATAAGATTCAATCTCTTTATGTATTTATTTTAAGTTGCCTAGGTGTTACAACTACTTTTCAAATTTTTATTTATGGTCCCATGCAAGCTCACTTATATGGTAATCTGCAGAGCCATCAAATTCTTACCTCTAACATCATTTCACTAATAGTATTACTAGCTGTATTTCCTTTATTTGGAAAATTATCTGATAGAATTAATCGAGAAAAGATAGTCATCGCTGCAACTATAGGGCTTCTTATACTTTCACAGCCTTTCTTTTATTGCTTATCTAGCGATAATATTTATAAATTTATATTAGGGCAATCATTAATTGCGATCCCCGCTGGCGCTTACTATGCTACTGTGCCCGTTATGTTAGCTGAAATGTTTCCAATTAATTTACGTTGTACTGTTTTGTCAGTACTCTATTCAACCGCAGCAAGCTTATCAGCTGGACTCGCTCCACTACTTTCATTAATGCTGGTGAAGAAAACAGGTGTTGCCTCCTCACCCTCTCTGCTCGTTTTTACCCTAGTGGCTGGCACTTTCATAATGATGAAAGCAAAATACATATATGAGCGAAAACAAATAGTCAGATATTCTTTCTGA
- a CDS encoding carbon storage regulator, whose amino-acid sequence MLILIRRIGEEIYIDKGRIKITLLHEKDGLIGIGVRAPKNIEVDRKEIFIRKVVAQHSITQEKRDNKKGYKH is encoded by the coding sequence ATGTTGATTTTAATTAGACGTATTGGTGAGGAAATTTACATTGATAAAGGAAGAATCAAAATTACCTTACTTCACGAAAAAGATGGGCTGATCGGCATTGGTGTACGAGCGCCAAAAAATATTGAGGTTGATCGTAAAGAAATTTTTATCAGGAAAGTTGTTGCCCAACACAGTATTACTCAAGAAAAACGAGATAACAAAAAGGGATATAAGCATTAG
- a CDS encoding DEAD/DEAH box helicase family protein, with protein MEKIEPLELYAYATPSDLEKGRVKVGHTKIGGHRDRIRQQFGTSNAEYPEYILVGELPLGKRDHHVHAQLIKNGIRKVEHSPGKEFFYATFDDVKRAYNEIVYGSHRRDNYKLRDEQKQAVERAKKWFLKEYSDEVIRGATYPNRFLINAKMRFGKCFTSLHLAKALNAKRVLVVTYKPDVIGEWLDAVNEHVDFEGWVGIRAKAKSKISIDPCLDTHSDFHIYDNPILLCVSLQDLWIDKYGNTKERLQKIPRIRWDLIIFDEVHYGSRTERASYILNQLNYKYRLDLSGTPFKLIEFDDFCAQQVFTYSYIDEQEKKKEEIASDPQDIKEKIYRLMPNLNISAIEITEKDIAEQRDTFETDDIDFSLNKLFQTDEAGRFSFNDAVDHFIDGLTRSDHSARSISVFGKLAQKLNCPPKRHTVWWLRRVDSIKALINKLHVHPYFSNFVLIDASGSDTAKSENERIIVREKSKVEQAIKDVNNTPNKLGTITLTCGRFLTGVTIKEWDSILVLNDTQSAESYFQAIFRVQSRWISEKTHEIIKPTAWVFDFAISRCLTVTYDCASNIADQLASYEGTNSNDNNLDIITQKLCDTLDIKRFYEGDLVSTPTTAKDIFEVLNHEGSKIALARRITSDFLVNFAQLKFVDNRLLEILGKIKGYRTQNVADISAEKLVQIGIDAERLNEIKSDPNLASEVKEEIIEGFCERDEDKERKTYKRWYATQIKRLAICMADFIYMTYERETNISDVIETKSPQFFEVMTGISKDDFSELCNKGFIKTSPLNRIVREFKDQETTSLNPEEYILMNIIPLVSVGSLSRTNISDN; from the coding sequence ATGGAAAAGATAGAACCACTGGAACTATATGCCTATGCCACACCGTCCGATCTGGAAAAAGGACGAGTAAAAGTTGGCCATACTAAAATTGGAGGGCATAGAGATAGAATCAGGCAGCAGTTTGGTACTAGTAATGCTGAATATCCAGAATATATCTTAGTAGGCGAACTTCCATTAGGTAAAAGAGATCATCATGTACATGCACAGTTAATAAAAAATGGTATAAGGAAAGTTGAACACAGTCCAGGAAAAGAATTTTTCTATGCAACATTTGATGATGTTAAAAGAGCATATAATGAGATCGTTTATGGGAGTCACCGGCGTGACAATTATAAACTTAGAGATGAACAAAAACAGGCTGTTGAAAGAGCTAAAAAATGGTTTCTAAAAGAATACTCCGATGAAGTAATTAGAGGTGCAACCTATCCTAATCGTTTCTTAATTAATGCCAAGATGCGTTTTGGGAAATGTTTTACAAGTTTACATTTAGCTAAAGCTCTCAATGCAAAGAGAGTCTTAGTGGTTACTTATAAACCTGATGTCATAGGTGAGTGGCTTGATGCTGTAAATGAACATGTTGATTTTGAAGGTTGGGTAGGCATTCGTGCTAAAGCTAAATCAAAAATATCAATAGATCCATGTCTAGATACTCATTCTGATTTTCACATATATGACAATCCTATTTTACTATGTGTATCACTTCAAGATTTATGGATTGATAAATATGGAAATACTAAAGAAAGATTACAAAAAATACCTAGAATAAGATGGGATTTAATAATTTTTGATGAAGTTCATTATGGTAGTAGAACTGAAAGGGCAAGCTATATTTTAAATCAATTGAATTATAAATATAGACTAGATTTATCAGGAACTCCGTTTAAACTAATTGAATTTGATGATTTCTGCGCTCAACAAGTATTTACTTACAGTTATATTGATGAACAGGAAAAGAAGAAAGAAGAAATAGCCAGCGATCCACAAGACATTAAAGAAAAAATTTATCGTTTAATGCCAAATCTTAATATCTCAGCTATTGAAATAACAGAAAAGGATATTGCAGAGCAAAGAGATACTTTTGAAACAGATGATATTGATTTTTCCTTAAACAAATTATTCCAAACGGATGAAGCAGGGCGTTTCTCTTTTAATGATGCTGTTGATCATTTTATTGATGGGTTAACTAGATCAGATCACAGTGCCCGATCAATTAGTGTTTTTGGAAAATTAGCACAAAAATTAAATTGTCCTCCTAAACGTCATACTGTTTGGTGGTTAAGACGAGTCGATTCAATTAAGGCATTAATTAACAAGCTTCATGTTCATCCTTATTTCTCCAATTTTGTTTTAATTGATGCATCTGGCTCAGATACAGCTAAAAGTGAAAATGAGCGAATCATAGTACGGGAAAAATCAAAAGTTGAGCAGGCAATTAAAGATGTCAATAATACTCCCAACAAATTAGGAACAATCACATTAACCTGTGGAAGATTTTTAACAGGTGTTACCATTAAGGAGTGGGACAGTATCCTTGTTTTAAATGATACCCAGTCTGCTGAATCCTATTTTCAAGCAATCTTTAGAGTGCAGTCTAGATGGATTAGTGAAAAGACACATGAAATAATAAAACCTACTGCTTGGGTATTCGATTTTGCTATTAGTAGATGCCTTACTGTTACATATGATTGCGCTAGTAATATTGCTGATCAACTTGCTAGTTATGAAGGAACAAATAGCAATGATAATAATCTTGATATTATAACGCAGAAATTATGTGATACTTTAGATATAAAAAGGTTTTATGAAGGTGATTTAGTAAGCACGCCTACGACTGCTAAAGATATTTTTGAAGTCCTCAATCATGAAGGTTCAAAGATTGCTCTTGCACGAAGGATTACCTCGGATTTTTTGGTAAATTTTGCGCAGTTAAAATTTGTTGATAATAGACTTCTTGAAATTTTGGGTAAAATAAAAGGTTATAGAACACAGAATGTTGCGGACATTAGTGCAGAAAAACTTGTTCAAATTGGTATAGATGCTGAGCGTTTAAATGAAATTAAGTCTGATCCTAATCTTGCTAGCGAAGTCAAGGAAGAGATTATTGAGGGTTTTTGTGAAAGAGATGAAGACAAGGAGCGCAAAACTTATAAGAGATGGTATGCAACTCAAATTAAGCGTTTAGCTATTTGTATGGCTGATTTTATATACATGACCTATGAGAGAGAAACCAACATTAGTGATGTAATAGAAACAAAATCCCCACAATTTTTTGAGGTAATGACTGGTATATCGAAGGATGACTTTTCTGAGCTCTGCAATAAAGGCTTTATAAAAACATCGCCTTTAAATCGAATTGTCAGAGAGTTTAAAGATCAAGAAACTACTTCACTGAATCCAGAAGAATATATTCTGATGAATATTATTCCTCTAGTATCTGTTGGTAGCCTAAGCCGAACAAATATAAGCGATAATTAA
- the def gene encoding peptide deformylase, producing MKKLLDKNDPILRQTAEAVLEAEFGSDWLKQLTKDMFDIMAEQGAVGVAAPQIGVSKRVIVFGTNYTKRRQPEYPIPDTALINPSYKVLSDEIQTDYEGCLNCGELMGQVPRAMEIEYTGFDIDGNRITKKATGLEARILQHEIDHLNGLLFFDHIDEESLTTRSELQKKQA from the coding sequence ATGAAAAAACTTCTAGATAAAAACGATCCAATTTTAAGACAAACTGCAGAAGCTGTATTAGAAGCAGAATTCGGCAGTGATTGGCTTAAACAACTTACTAAAGATATGTTTGATATTATGGCTGAACAAGGTGCAGTAGGTGTCGCAGCTCCTCAAATTGGGGTTAGTAAACGAGTCATCGTATTTGGAACGAACTATACTAAGCGCAGGCAACCTGAATACCCTATTCCAGATACTGCTTTAATTAATCCTTCTTACAAAGTTCTTTCAGATGAAATTCAAACAGATTATGAAGGATGCTTAAATTGTGGTGAATTAATGGGTCAAGTTCCCCGCGCTATGGAAATTGAATATACCGGTTTCGACATAGACGGTAACAGAATAACTAAGAAAGCTACTGGACTAGAAGCTAGAATTCTTCAACATGAAATAGATCATCTCAACGGTTTATTATTCTTTGACCACATAGATGAAGAATCCTTAACCACAAGATCAGAGTTACAAAAAAAACAGGCTTAA
- a CDS encoding helix-turn-helix transcriptional regulator → MQYLKFQELSQKILFITDVEKMIGRNRLTLRRWWMEGKFPRPVKLNGRTLAWHTETINSWINKNVQ, encoded by the coding sequence ATGCAGTATTTAAAATTTCAAGAATTATCACAAAAAATTTTATTTATTACTGATGTAGAAAAAATGATTGGCCGTAATAGGCTTACGCTAAGGCGCTGGTGGATGGAAGGAAAATTTCCTAGACCGGTTAAATTAAACGGTAGGACTTTAGCGTGGCATACGGAAACAATAAACAGTTGGATTAATAAAAATGTCCAATAA
- a CDS encoding flagellar biosynthesis protein FlgJ, producing MDVTAVQITLHHEAKDFLFEHYVILRRLFSNVLGQLETDYISIALINQNGQLFFLSSKPSIEQNLIEKGLWQYDGSYQADFIYQELPKLWAELLCLENAALLKQYKQQSQALTMGISIPTNFADYRAIFSFGFKRENFLIQKKEPSQCNKLLALGKYCLREIKEFVPFPDQKKCYTTKPKLKLIINNRELYEKTSR from the coding sequence ATGGATGTAACAGCTGTACAAATTACGCTTCATCATGAAGCGAAAGATTTTCTTTTTGAACATTATGTAATATTACGCCGATTGTTCTCTAATGTGTTAGGACAACTCGAGACAGACTACATATCAATTGCTTTAATTAATCAAAACGGGCAACTCTTTTTTTTATCTTCAAAGCCTTCTATAGAGCAAAATTTAATTGAAAAAGGGCTTTGGCAATATGACGGTAGTTATCAAGCTGATTTTATTTATCAAGAACTGCCTAAACTATGGGCAGAACTTCTTTGTCTAGAGAATGCAGCCCTTCTAAAGCAATATAAGCAGCAGAGCCAAGCCTTAACAATGGGAATCTCAATCCCAACAAACTTTGCAGACTATAGAGCTATATTTTCTTTCGGCTTCAAAAGAGAAAATTTTCTCATTCAGAAAAAAGAACCTAGTCAGTGCAATAAACTACTTGCTTTGGGTAAGTATTGCTTGAGAGAAATTAAAGAATTTGTACCTTTTCCTGACCAAAAAAAGTGTTATACAACAAAACCAAAACTAAAGTTAATTATTAATAATCGGGAACTCTATGAAAAAACTTCTAGATAA